In Blautia sp. SC05B48, a single genomic region encodes these proteins:
- a CDS encoding carbohydrate ABC transporter permease translates to MTISKKNMKWIPWLLILPVVLIRGFTTVYPILMTVKNSFFNISILAGINEFIGFKNYLKVFSDPKVLTSISFTAIFVVASMIFHVILGVILALILNMKFKGRRFLRTIVLIPWAMPAVVAGMAAKWAFNNDYGLINDFIRWFVPGYQNSWLINTGTARAAVIAMDLWKDLPFFAILVLSGLQFISGDIYEAAKVDGANGIQSFFRITLPLIAKNVLTLCIPFTLWRLTTFDLVYSMTSGGPGEDTALIAYRITTEAFTNLNVGYASALAMLLFVVMAIFSWLNIRVMNKFDS, encoded by the coding sequence ATGACAATAAGCAAAAAAAATATGAAGTGGATACCATGGCTTTTGATCCTGCCGGTTGTACTGATTCGAGGTTTTACAACAGTATATCCCATTCTGATGACTGTGAAAAACAGCTTCTTTAATATCAGTATCCTTGCAGGTATCAATGAATTTATAGGCTTCAAGAATTACCTGAAGGTATTTTCTGATCCTAAAGTGCTCACATCGATCAGCTTTACGGCAATATTTGTGGTTGCTTCCATGATCTTTCATGTGATCCTCGGAGTTATCCTGGCACTGATCCTGAATATGAAATTCAAAGGCCGCCGTTTTCTGAGGACCATCGTGCTGATCCCGTGGGCTATGCCTGCAGTAGTAGCCGGTATGGCTGCAAAATGGGCATTTAACAATGATTATGGTCTGATCAATGATTTTATCCGCTGGTTTGTACCGGGTTACCAGAACAGCTGGCTGATCAATACAGGTACTGCAAGAGCAGCGGTAATTGCAATGGACCTGTGGAAGGACCTTCCGTTCTTTGCAATTCTTGTACTTTCCGGACTTCAGTTTATTTCCGGCGATATCTATGAGGCAGCAAAGGTAGACGGTGCAAACGGGATCCAGAGCTTTTTCCGGATCACACTTCCGCTGATCGCAAAAAATGTCCTGACTTTATGTATTCCGTTCACACTCTGGAGACTGACAACCTTCGATCTGGTTTATTCCATGACATCTGGAGGCCCTGGAGAGGATACTGCGCTGATCGCATACAGAATCACAACAGAAGCATTTACAAATCTAAACGTAGGATATGCTTCGGCGCTGGCTATGCTGCTGTTTGTTGTAATGGCGATCTTCAGCTGGCTGAATATACGTGTTATGAATAAGTTTGACAGTTAG
- the hrcA gene encoding heat-inducible transcriptional repressor HrcA: MEEVLNERKQKILKAIIKTYMETGEPVGSRTISKYADLNVSSATIRNEMSDLTDMGYIVQPHTSAGRIPSDKGYRLYVNELMKEKEAEVAELRDLIIEKTDKMDKVLKKVAKVLASNTNYATMVSVPQYSGNKVKFIQLSRMSELQLVAVVVSDNNTVRNQIINLDEEMDDQTILKLNLLLNTNLNGIPIQDINLGMIARLKEQAGSHSGVVATVLDAVAATIHVEEEDMEIYTSGATNIFKYPELADKEKATELISAFEEKHELADLVKEQMSDGENTGIQVYIGDEMPIQTMKDCSIVTARYELGDGMYGTIGIIGPKRMDYENVVDSLKELKNHLDDVLKKKKT, translated from the coding sequence ATGGAAGAGGTGTTGAATGAGCGCAAGCAAAAAATCTTAAAAGCAATCATCAAGACCTATATGGAAACCGGAGAACCGGTTGGTTCCAGGACCATTTCCAAGTATGCGGATCTCAATGTCAGTTCCGCAACGATCCGAAATGAAATGTCAGACCTGACAGATATGGGCTATATCGTCCAGCCTCATACCTCAGCAGGAAGGATTCCTTCAGATAAGGGCTACAGACTTTACGTCAATGAGTTGATGAAGGAGAAGGAAGCGGAGGTCGCAGAGCTGCGAGATCTGATCATTGAGAAGACAGATAAGATGGATAAGGTGCTTAAGAAGGTTGCGAAGGTTCTTGCTTCCAATACCAACTATGCTACCATGGTTTCCGTTCCGCAGTACAGCGGCAACAAGGTCAAGTTCATCCAGCTGTCGAGGATGAGCGAGCTTCAGCTTGTGGCAGTGGTTGTCAGTGACAACAACACAGTCCGGAACCAGATCATCAATCTGGATGAGGAAATGGACGACCAGACGATCCTGAAACTGAATCTTCTTCTTAACACCAATCTCAATGGGATCCCGATCCAGGATATCAACCTTGGGATGATCGCCAGACTGAAGGAACAGGCAGGCAGCCACAGCGGTGTGGTGGCAACGGTTCTGGATGCAGTGGCAGCCACCATTCATGTGGAAGAGGAAGATATGGAGATCTATACTTCAGGTGCAACTAACATTTTCAAGTATCCGGAGCTTGCCGATAAAGAGAAGGCAACGGAGCTGATCTCCGCATTTGAGGAGAAGCATGAACTTGCCGATCTTGTAAAAGAACAGATGTCAGATGGAGAGAATACAGGAATTCAGGTTTACATCGGTGATGAGATGCCAATCCAGACCATGAAGGACTGCAGCATTGTAACTGCCAGATATGAACTGGGAGACGGAATGTACGGAACCATCGGGATCATCGGTCCCAAACGAATGGATTATGAGAATGTAGTGGACAGTCTGAAGGAACTGAAGAATCATCTGGATGACGTTTTGAAAAAGAAGAAAACTTAG
- a CDS encoding glycoside hydrolase family 172 protein, with the protein MYQAFTGGLGGIALAKHGKSRAINAENPHGEKGRGGMAASHLGPSRKGSPCLRDIEPGTVVTLAEMEGPGQINHIWITVDNKTTEADCFVLRDLVIRMYWDDEETPSVESPLGDFFCCGFGRECFVNSVPVAVVPNRGFNCYFPMPFKKKAKITLENQHANKIPAFFYQVDYCLYDELPDDIAYFHAQWRRERLTEKTKDYTILDGVKGKGHYIGTYMALTTLERYWWGEGEMKFYIDGDEEYPTICGTGTEDYFGGSWSFAKQVDGKTVEQNYNTPYLGYPYYSAHDELIHNFYHNDDCPPMRGFYRWHLQDPICFEEDLRVTIQQIGVGYRGLFERQDDVASVAYWYQTLPHAPFQPLMSKEDRWPR; encoded by the coding sequence ATGTATCAGGCATTTACAGGCGGACTGGGAGGGATCGCACTTGCAAAGCATGGAAAAAGCCGTGCGATCAACGCAGAAAATCCTCATGGAGAAAAAGGCAGAGGCGGTATGGCTGCAAGTCATCTGGGACCGTCCAGAAAAGGAAGCCCGTGTCTCAGGGATATTGAGCCGGGAACTGTGGTAACTCTGGCAGAAATGGAAGGACCGGGACAGATCAATCATATCTGGATCACCGTTGATAACAAGACTACAGAGGCAGATTGCTTTGTACTGAGAGATCTTGTGATCCGTATGTACTGGGATGACGAGGAAACTCCTTCCGTGGAAAGTCCTCTGGGTGATTTCTTCTGCTGCGGATTCGGAAGGGAATGTTTTGTAAATTCTGTTCCGGTGGCTGTTGTTCCAAACAGGGGCTTTAACTGCTATTTCCCGATGCCGTTTAAGAAGAAAGCAAAGATCACACTGGAAAACCAGCATGCAAATAAAATCCCGGCTTTCTTTTATCAGGTAGATTACTGTCTCTATGATGAGCTTCCGGACGATATTGCTTATTTCCATGCGCAGTGGAGAAGGGAACGGTTGACAGAAAAAACAAAAGATTATACAATTTTGGATGGAGTAAAAGGAAAAGGCCATTATATAGGAACCTACATGGCACTTACCACACTGGAACGTTACTGGTGGGGCGAGGGAGAAATGAAGTTTTATATTGACGGAGATGAGGAGTATCCGACCATCTGTGGAACAGGAACGGAAGATTACTTTGGTGGTTCCTGGAGCTTTGCCAAACAGGTGGATGGAAAAACCGTGGAACAGAATTATAACACGCCGTATCTGGGATATCCGTATTATTCTGCCCATGACGAGCTGATCCACAATTTTTATCATAATGATGACTGCCCGCCAATGAGAGGCTTTTACAGATGGCATTTACAGGATCCGATCTGCTTTGAAGAGGATCTTCGCGTTACGATTCAGCAGATAGGCGTCGGATACCGTGGCCTGTTTGAACGACAGGATGATGTGGCAAGTGTAGCGTACTGGTATCAGACACTTCCTCATGCACCGTTCCAGCCGTTGATGTCAAAAGAGGATAGATGGCCCAGATAA
- the dnaK gene encoding molecular chaperone DnaK produces MGKIIGIDLGTTNSCVAVMEGGQPTVIANTEGARTTPSVVAFTKTGERLVGEPAKRQAVTNADRTISSIKREMGTDYRVTIDDKKYSPQEISAMILQKLKKDAEAYLGEKVTEAVITVPAYFNDAQRQATKDAGKIAGLDVKRIINEPTAAALAYGLDNEKEQKIMVYDLGGGTFDVSVIEIGDGVIEVLSTAGNNRLGGDDFDKKVTDYMLAEFKRTEGVDLSNDKMALQRLKEAAEKAKKELSSATTTNINLPFITATAEGPKHFDMNLTRAKFDELTHDLVEMTAEPVRRALSDAGITASELGQVLLVGGSSRIPAVQDKVRQLTGKEPSKNLNPDECVALGASVQGGKLAGDAGAGDILLLDVTPLSLSIETMGGIATRLIERNTTIPTKKSQIFSTAADNQTAVDINVVQGERQFAKDNKSLGQFRLDGIPPARRGVPQIEVTFDIDANGIVNVSAKDLGTGKEQHITITAGSNMSDSDIDKAVKEAAEFEAQDKKRKEAIDTRNNADSMVFQVENALKEAGDKLDANDKASVEADLNALKDLLAQTANAQELTDSQVADIKAAQEKMMESAQKLFSKMYEQTQGAQGQAGPGPDMGNMGGNAGAQGGNEAGYGDDVVDADYKEV; encoded by the coding sequence ATGGGAAAGATTATTGGTATTGACTTAGGTACAACAAACAGCTGTGTAGCCGTAATGGAAGGTGGACAGCCGACAGTTATCGCAAATACAGAAGGCGCAAGAACAACACCATCCGTTGTAGCATTCACAAAAACAGGAGAGCGTCTGGTAGGTGAGCCTGCAAAACGTCAGGCAGTTACAAATGCAGACAGAACGATCTCCTCTATCAAAAGAGAGATGGGTACCGATTACCGTGTAACCATCGATGACAAGAAATATTCTCCACAGGAGATCTCCGCAATGATCCTTCAGAAACTGAAAAAGGATGCAGAGGCATATCTTGGTGAGAAAGTAACAGAGGCAGTTATCACAGTTCCGGCTTACTTCAACGATGCTCAGCGTCAGGCTACCAAAGATGCAGGTAAGATCGCAGGTCTTGATGTAAAACGTATCATCAACGAGCCTACAGCAGCAGCTCTTGCATATGGCCTTGACAATGAGAAAGAGCAGAAGATCATGGTATACGACCTTGGTGGTGGTACATTCGATGTATCCGTGATTGAGATCGGTGATGGTGTTATCGAGGTTCTTTCCACAGCTGGTAATAACCGTCTTGGTGGAGATGACTTTGATAAGAAAGTTACAGATTACATGCTTGCTGAGTTCAAGAGAACAGAGGGCGTAGACTTAAGCAACGACAAGATGGCTCTTCAGAGACTGAAAGAGGCAGCTGAGAAAGCTAAGAAAGAGCTTTCTTCCGCAACAACAACAAACATCAACCTTCCGTTCATCACAGCAACTGCTGAGGGACCGAAGCATTTCGATATGAACCTTACAAGAGCTAAATTTGATGAGCTGACACATGACCTTGTAGAGATGACTGCTGAGCCGGTTCGTCGTGCACTGTCTGATGCAGGTATCACAGCTTCCGAGCTTGGCCAGGTACTTCTGGTTGGTGGTTCTTCCCGTATCCCGGCAGTACAGGATAAGGTAAGACAGTTAACAGGCAAAGAGCCGAGCAAGAACCTGAATCCGGATGAGTGTGTTGCACTTGGTGCTTCTGTACAGGGTGGTAAACTTGCAGGTGATGCAGGTGCCGGTGATATCCTTCTTCTGGATGTTACTCCGCTGTCTCTGTCCATTGAGACAATGGGTGGTATCGCAACTCGTCTGATCGAGAGAAATACTACAATTCCTACAAAGAAGAGCCAGATCTTCTCCACAGCAGCAGACAACCAGACAGCTGTAGATATCAACGTTGTACAGGGTGAGCGTCAGTTCGCAAAAGACAATAAATCCCTCGGCCAGTTCCGTCTGGATGGAATCCCGCCAGCACGTCGTGGTGTTCCGCAGATCGAGGTAACATTTGACATCGATGCCAACGGTATCGTTAATGTATCTGCTAAGGATCTTGGAACAGGTAAGGAGCAGCACATCACGATCACAGCTGGTTCTAACATGTCCGATTCCGATATCGACAAAGCTGTCAAAGAAGCAGCTGAGTTCGAGGCTCAGGATAAGAAACGTAAAGAGGCGATCGACACAAGAAACAATGCAGACTCCATGGTATTCCAGGTTGAGAATGCACTGAAAGAAGCTGGCGACAAGCTTGACGCAAACGATAAAGCAAGTGTTGAGGCTGACCTCAATGCACTGAAAGATCTTCTTGCACAGACAGCAAATGCTCAGGAGCTTACTGATTCTCAGGTTGCAGATATCAAAGCTGCACAGGAGAAGATGATGGAGAGCGCTCAGAAACTGTTCTCCAAGATGTATGAGCAGACTCAGGGAGCTCAGGGTCAGGCTGGTCCTGGACCGGATATGGGCAACATGGGCGGAAACGCTGGTGCTCAGGGCGGAAATGAAGCAGGATACGGCGATGATGTTGTAGATGCTGATTACAAGGAAGTCTAA
- a CDS encoding ABC transporter substrate-binding protein, producing the protein MKKKVMSAVLAAAMVVGMAGNVVTVSAEEKYDLTLYSIDTTDPDFEDWLANVEDATGLNINVIAAPTDTDTRQQKITTMLSTGDASVDVIQINDEMSAAFKNSGWLEGLNDTVMTDDIADQFAQGYVKNMITDKDGNIIGVPGYTGYFAFWVNQEIMDEVGIKSIDTKEDFMKYMKAVSKDGRFGYGGSWEKTYAFNELAQFVNMFGGDYFDWTKEENKEAVQFLHDLVADKETSIEQIADKYEQMNPKINDGKYGCWFMWGLGTDYAKADMLGADKIHMEMVPDFSGKGERAIFTDSWSYVLNKASKNKDAAVKFLQYMADEGGMEASYKAFDRYPARKDVAEKVVPDSDPAKEMYSRYANECNVQGRPMVAQTMEFISDMGTIFQSCMKDEITVDEFCKKAQDVVDMYK; encoded by the coding sequence ATGAAGAAAAAAGTAATGAGTGCAGTTTTGGCAGCAGCGATGGTTGTGGGTATGGCAGGTAACGTGGTTACTGTTTCCGCAGAGGAGAAATATGATCTTACCTTATACAGCATCGACACCACAGACCCGGATTTTGAGGACTGGCTTGCAAATGTGGAAGATGCCACGGGCCTGAACATTAATGTAATTGCGGCACCTACAGATACAGATACCCGTCAGCAGAAGATCACCACAATGCTTTCCACAGGAGATGCTTCCGTGGATGTCATTCAGATCAACGATGAGATGAGTGCGGCATTTAAAAATTCCGGATGGCTGGAAGGACTGAATGATACAGTAATGACAGATGATATCGCTGATCAGTTTGCCCAGGGATATGTAAAGAATATGATCACAGATAAGGACGGAAACATTATCGGTGTTCCAGGCTATACAGGATATTTTGCATTCTGGGTAAATCAGGAGATCATGGATGAGGTCGGAATCAAATCCATTGATACAAAAGAGGATTTCATGAAGTATATGAAGGCTGTTTCCAAGGACGGAAGATTCGGCTACGGCGGTTCCTGGGAGAAAACTTATGCATTTAACGAGCTTGCACAGTTTGTAAACATGTTCGGCGGCGATTATTTTGACTGGACCAAAGAGGAAAACAAGGAAGCAGTTCAGTTCCTCCACGATCTGGTTGCTGATAAAGAAACATCCATCGAGCAGATCGCTGATAAATATGAGCAGATGAATCCGAAGATCAATGACGGAAAATACGGATGCTGGTTCATGTGGGGCCTTGGAACAGATTATGCAAAGGCAGATATGCTTGGCGCAGATAAGATCCACATGGAAATGGTACCGGATTTCAGCGGCAAGGGAGAGCGTGCGATCTTTACAGATTCCTGGAGCTATGTTCTCAACAAAGCATCCAAGAATAAAGATGCAGCTGTGAAATTCCTCCAGTATATGGCTGATGAAGGCGGAATGGAAGCTTCCTATAAAGCATTTGACAGATATCCTGCAAGAAAGGATGTTGCAGAGAAGGTAGTTCCGGATTCTGACCCGGCAAAAGAAATGTACAGCAGATATGCAAATGAATGCAATGTACAGGGACGTCCGATGGTGGCACAGACAATGGAATTTATCAGCGATATGGGAACAATCTTCCAGTCCTGTATGAAAGACGAGATTACAGTTGATGAGTTCTGCAAGAAGGCTCAGGATGTGGTAGATATGTATAAGTAA
- a CDS encoding sensor histidine kinase, translating into MKFHKCIPPIFSSFRYKLLLAFLIATMVPLISLTFISYHISYNIARDRIIDSAVMTDKQLVSQLNDRLGQVENVADTIQFQMYSLNQPSSNKVDALKKFTTVKNNISLYKSTFDFFHVYVFLQPDQLGSKESLYFFSTDELSAYGLDKNIVSGSGFSSVWIPVSNMPLPKILSTKKSSADVILCVRALKNQATGILEYAYGIALDTSELTTYLQPAALDSRIYSYILTDHGEIAAKNTSSLNLSGISKAQFQKLKGNADSSFHSGDKYYNCCTLSNGWLHVTEIPESYIQGNTHILIRALLITVLIFLLLTVIIVILFSENLTRKITALSYAMEAFQLGYDPEHLSIVTVPHPDDPSRYDEIDRLGITFEDMQHTIAGNLKSIVNLSVNEERLKYQLLQSQINPHFLYNILGSIRTCQSLGKLDIADQMIANLTAFYRLTLRKSKELIPIKDELEIARLYLEMEKLCHKDNLDWEIEAEDGIENFLICKFTLQPFLENSILHGISSGTPAVFISIHVLYGDDTVVISIEDNGAGMDSETLAQLRHAIEHNVIDYEKHFGISNVSSRISNPLYGNGSVRIRSNPGNGTYVTIEFEQMEEDIDEKNNDRR; encoded by the coding sequence ATGAAATTCCACAAATGTATCCCACCCATTTTTTCCTCATTTCGCTATAAGCTCCTGCTCGCATTTCTGATCGCAACTATGGTACCTCTGATTTCCCTGACCTTCATCAGCTATCACATTTCCTATAACATTGCCAGAGATCGTATCATCGATTCTGCCGTAATGACTGACAAGCAGCTGGTCTCTCAGCTGAACGACCGCCTCGGTCAGGTTGAAAATGTAGCAGATACCATACAGTTTCAAATGTACTCCCTAAATCAGCCTTCCTCTAATAAGGTAGATGCACTGAAAAAATTCACCACTGTAAAAAACAATATTTCGCTGTATAAATCCACATTCGATTTCTTCCATGTATATGTTTTTCTGCAGCCCGATCAGCTCGGTTCAAAAGAAAGCCTGTACTTCTTTTCCACAGATGAGCTTTCTGCATATGGTCTGGATAAAAATATTGTTTCCGGTTCAGGCTTTTCCTCTGTCTGGATACCGGTTTCCAATATGCCTCTGCCTAAAATACTGTCCACAAAAAAATCATCTGCCGATGTGATCCTCTGCGTCCGGGCACTGAAAAATCAGGCCACCGGTATTCTGGAATACGCCTACGGCATTGCTCTGGACACCTCAGAGCTTACCACTTATCTGCAGCCTGCTGCTTTGGATTCCCGCATATACAGCTACATTCTCACAGATCACGGAGAGATTGCAGCAAAAAATACATCCTCACTGAATTTATCCGGAATTTCCAAAGCACAGTTTCAGAAACTCAAAGGAAATGCAGATTCTTCTTTTCACAGCGGCGACAAATATTATAACTGCTGCACCTTAAGCAATGGCTGGCTTCATGTTACCGAAATCCCGGAAAGCTATATTCAGGGCAACACGCACATCCTGATCCGTGCCTTACTGATCACTGTCCTTATTTTCTTGCTCCTTACTGTTATCATCGTTATCCTGTTTTCCGAAAATCTTACCCGGAAGATCACTGCACTTTCCTATGCAATGGAAGCCTTTCAGCTGGGATATGACCCGGAACATCTATCTATCGTTACTGTTCCCCACCCGGATGATCCTTCCAGGTATGATGAGATTGACAGACTGGGCATCACCTTTGAAGATATGCAGCACACAATAGCCGGAAACCTGAAGTCCATTGTAAATCTTTCCGTAAACGAAGAACGTCTGAAATACCAGCTGCTCCAGTCACAGATCAATCCGCATTTTCTTTACAATATCCTGGGATCGATCCGTACCTGCCAGTCCCTTGGAAAGCTTGACATTGCTGATCAGATGATTGCAAATCTGACTGCCTTTTACCGTCTTACCCTGCGTAAATCAAAGGAACTTATTCCTATTAAAGATGAATTGGAAATTGCCCGGCTTTATCTGGAAATGGAAAAGCTCTGTCATAAAGATAATCTGGACTGGGAGATCGAAGCAGAAGATGGAATCGAAAATTTCCTGATCTGCAAGTTTACACTTCAGCCATTTCTCGAAAATTCCATTCTGCACGGGATTTCTTCGGGCACACCAGCTGTTTTCATTTCGATCCATGTTCTTTATGGCGATGATACGGTTGTGATCTCCATTGAGGACAACGGTGCCGGCATGGACTCCGAAACCCTTGCACAGCTGCGCCATGCTATTGAGCATAATGTTATTGATTATGAGAAGCATTTTGGAATTTCCAACGTAAGTTCCCGTATTTCCAACCCATTATACGGAAACGGTTCCGTAAGGATCCGCAGCAACCCCGGAAACGGCACATACGTCACCATTGAATTCGAACAGATGGAGGAAGATATCGATGAAAAAAATAATGATCGTAGATGA
- a CDS encoding carbohydrate ABC transporter permease encodes MKNTGKYNVYHGVVAVGRWVLFAVVAFLILFPVYWIFISSITPSGELFKTPIDYLPDHPTLESYKFLIQNVGLLSKIGNTVLIVGITLVISTVLCAMAAYGFSRFNSKGVSVAFAFVLATMLIPEVVTARPLYEFMQKVKLYDTYPGLILLYISTVIPFTVLILRNFVGEIPISLEEAAAIDGASFSQRLFTIVLPLMKPAIATVCIINFITCLNNFFTPLFYSNGIQVLSVSIVQLPLRDNMYGVPWDLVSAMGWIILLPIIIFVAVFEKQIMDGIMAGGVKA; translated from the coding sequence GTGAAGAATACAGGAAAATATAATGTTTATCATGGAGTGGTAGCCGTTGGAAGATGGGTTCTGTTTGCAGTTGTGGCTTTTCTGATCCTGTTCCCGGTTTACTGGATCTTTATTTCTTCGATCACACCGTCAGGAGAACTGTTTAAAACACCGATCGATTATCTTCCGGATCATCCCACACTGGAAAGCTATAAATTTCTGATACAGAATGTAGGACTGCTTTCAAAGATCGGAAATACAGTTCTGATCGTAGGCATTACACTTGTGATCAGTACCGTGCTGTGTGCAATGGCTGCCTATGGCTTCTCAAGATTTAACTCAAAGGGAGTTTCTGTTGCATTTGCGTTTGTTCTGGCTACCATGCTGATCCCTGAGGTTGTCACAGCCCGCCCGCTGTATGAGTTTATGCAGAAGGTAAAGCTGTATGATACATATCCGGGACTTATCCTTCTTTATATCAGTACCGTTATACCGTTTACGGTTCTGATCCTCAGAAACTTTGTCGGTGAGATCCCGATCTCACTGGAGGAGGCAGCTGCTATTGACGGCGCATCTTTTTCACAGAGACTGTTTACGATCGTTCTGCCGCTGATGAAGCCGGCAATCGCTACGGTTTGCATTATCAACTTTATTACCTGTCTGAATAACTTTTTCACACCGTTGTTTTATTCAAATGGTATTCAGGTACTTTCTGTTTCCATCGTACAGCTTCCGTTACGTGACAACATGTATGGAGTTCCGTGGGATCTGGTCAGCGCCATGGGATGGATCATCCTTCTTCCGATCATTATCTTTGTAGCTGTTTTTGAGAAACAGATCATGGATGGTATCATGGCAGGTGGAGTAAAAGCGTAA
- the grpE gene encoding nucleotide exchange factor GrpE, translating to MSEETKKTSEEQEAEKEIPVTDGNQEEENLTPEGEDLPEEENNTPGEEAASEDKKEEKSKTSFFGKKKKDKSEQKVEELTDRLKRTMAEFDNFRKRTEKEKSSMYIIGAKEIVEKILPVVDNFERGLAQAQEGDAFADGMKMIYKQLTTTLDELGVKPIEAVGKEFNPDFHNAVMHVEDEEVGENIVVEEFQKGYTYKDFVVRHSMVKVAN from the coding sequence GTGTCGGAGGAAACAAAGAAAACATCCGAAGAGCAGGAAGCGGAGAAGGAAATCCCCGTAACTGACGGAAATCAGGAAGAAGAAAACCTGACACCGGAGGGAGAAGATCTGCCGGAGGAAGAAAATAATACTCCAGGCGAAGAAGCTGCCTCAGAGGATAAAAAAGAAGAAAAATCAAAAACTTCCTTCTTCGGAAAGAAGAAAAAAGATAAATCTGAGCAGAAGGTGGAGGAACTTACCGATCGCCTGAAGCGTACCATGGCTGAATTTGATAATTTCCGTAAAAGAACGGAAAAAGAAAAATCCAGCATGTACATCATCGGAGCAAAAGAAATCGTTGAAAAGATCCTGCCGGTTGTGGATAACTTCGAAAGAGGTCTTGCACAGGCACAGGAAGGCGATGCTTTTGCAGATGGAATGAAAATGATCTACAAGCAGCTTACCACAACACTGGATGAGCTTGGTGTGAAGCCGATCGAAGCAGTGGGAAAGGAATTCAACCCGGATTTCCATAATGCAGTGATGCATGTGGAGGATGAAGAGGTTGGAGAGAACATCGTGGTGGAAGAATTCCAGAAGGGTTACACCTACAAGGATTTCGTAGTACGCCACAGTATGGTGAAGGTTGCGAACTAA
- a CDS encoding ABC transporter substrate-binding protein, with translation MKKQVFCGVFALALAVTGCGVQKKEAASDIVPENRQELTILHVDAGTEGFDSFISQAEKDLGIKIHIEKCPANADNRQAKIATLLTSGDDSVDLITVNDEMISEFKHKGFLLPLEDTVMTEETAANFLQEYLKEICMSDGHIFSVPFRMDIMAFWVNQELLDQAGLDRLSCLSDLEILQKKLQNTGKYAYGDAWEISYIYNSISEYVDFFGGDYTDWTDPKTREAAEYMKRMLDTGMISEENLIDQHDQLNEKFINGQYGCMFMYTGVLSTFQNAGVYGKDKIHMAPFPEFDEKVTNIATWQYVLNKNSDHKEAALKFLQYVSGYEASKNYGQLTKMCPARLDVIEDKNFDLDGIEMIRQYLKDYKLKARPLCADSIEAVSSMGTEFQKYMLGQKTEAEFFAGAQNCIDQYYKKASY, from the coding sequence TTGAAAAAACAGGTATTTTGCGGGGTATTTGCCCTGGCTCTGGCAGTGACAGGATGTGGAGTCCAGAAGAAGGAGGCTGCATCTGATATTGTGCCGGAGAACAGACAGGAACTGACGATCCTTCATGTGGATGCAGGCACAGAAGGCTTTGATTCTTTTATCAGCCAGGCGGAAAAAGATCTTGGAATAAAGATCCATATTGAAAAATGTCCGGCCAATGCGGACAATCGCCAGGCCAAAATAGCAACTCTTCTGACATCAGGAGATGATTCTGTTGATCTGATCACAGTAAATGATGAGATGATATCCGAATTTAAACATAAGGGATTTCTTCTTCCGTTGGAAGATACGGTTATGACAGAGGAGACAGCGGCGAATTTTCTGCAGGAATACCTGAAAGAAATATGCATGTCAGACGGACATATTTTTTCGGTACCGTTCAGGATGGATATCATGGCATTCTGGGTGAACCAGGAATTGCTGGATCAGGCTGGTCTGGACAGACTCTCCTGTCTCAGTGATCTTGAGATCCTTCAGAAAAAGCTTCAGAATACGGGAAAATATGCATATGGGGATGCATGGGAGATTTCTTACATATATAATAGTATCAGCGAGTATGTCGATTTTTTCGGAGGAGATTATACAGACTGGACGGATCCGAAAACAAGAGAAGCGGCAGAATATATGAAGCGAATGCTGGATACAGGGATGATATCAGAGGAGAATCTGATCGACCAGCATGACCAGCTGAATGAAAAATTTATAAACGGCCAGTATGGATGTATGTTTATGTATACCGGTGTGTTGAGTACTTTTCAGAATGCAGGCGTGTATGGAAAAGATAAGATCCATATGGCACCATTTCCGGAATTTGACGAGAAGGTGACCAATATCGCAACCTGGCAGTATGTACTGAATAAAAATTCTGATCATAAAGAAGCAGCTCTGAAGTTCCTTCAGTATGTGTCCGGATATGAGGCCAGTAAAAATTACGGACAGCTGACAAAAATGTGTCCGGCAAGACTGGATGTGATCGAGGATAAGAATTTTGATCTGGATGGCATTGAAATGATCCGGCAATATCTGAAAGATTATAAGCTGAAAGCAAGACCACTGTGTGCCGATTCCATAGAAGCCGTTTCGTCCATGGGAACGGAATTTCAGAAATATATGCTGGGACAGAAAACAGAAGCGGAATTTTTTGCCGGGGCACAGAACTGCATAGACCAGTATTACAAAAAAGCATCGTACTGA